The Bryobacteraceae bacterium genome includes a window with the following:
- the nudG gene encoding CTP pyrophosphohydrolase, producing MPLPLYNLNRQLYRSLSIFPSRMNRSIIVVAGVLERDGLLLIGQRLKGDRHGLKWEFPGGKVEPGETPKDALKRELREELGIEASIGPEIARYEQCVTGRPPLVLLFHRVESFEGEPEPRTFQQILWEKPEALTGYDFLDGDLDFIRRLARGRLKLSSAGG from the coding sequence GTGCCGCTGCCGCTGTACAATCTGAATAGACAGCTCTACCGCTCGCTTTCCATCTTCCCGAGTCGTATGAATCGCTCCATCATCGTGGTGGCTGGTGTGCTCGAACGCGACGGGCTCCTGCTCATCGGACAGCGCCTCAAAGGGGATCGCCACGGGCTCAAATGGGAATTTCCCGGCGGGAAGGTGGAACCGGGCGAGACGCCGAAGGACGCGCTGAAAAGGGAGCTGCGCGAAGAACTCGGCATTGAAGCCAGCATTGGCCCTGAGATCGCCCGCTACGAGCAGTGCGTCACCGGCCGGCCGCCTCTGGTTCTCCTGTTCCACCGCGTCGAGTCTTTCGAGGGCGAACCGGAGCCGCGCACATTCCAGCAGATCCTCTGGGAGAAGCCGGAAGCCCTGACAGGCTACGATTTTCTGGACGGAGACCTGGACTTCATCCGGAGGCTCGCCCGCGGACGGCTGAAGCTGAGCAGCGCGGGCGGTTGA
- a CDS encoding phosphohydrolase produces MDSPLIFHAIQFASAAHAGQYRKGTRIPYLIHPLRVAAILLEAGCAEHLAVAAVLHDTVEDCFVSLEQIRRLFGARIAELVAGASEPDKSLPWEDRKQHTIEFLRTAGEDQLLVSLADKLDNIRSIREDLALHGELAWLRFRRGRDKQRWYYENLAAVFTDRCTTGIGARLAAIFASEVRAVFDHEPVRTGEAP; encoded by the coding sequence ATGGACTCGCCGCTCATCTTTCACGCGATCCAGTTCGCTTCGGCTGCCCACGCCGGCCAGTACAGAAAAGGCACGCGCATCCCCTATCTCATCCACCCGCTGCGCGTGGCGGCGATTCTGCTGGAAGCCGGTTGCGCGGAGCATCTCGCCGTCGCCGCCGTCCTGCACGACACCGTGGAAGACTGCTTCGTTTCCCTGGAGCAGATCCGGCGCCTGTTCGGCGCGCGCATCGCCGAACTTGTGGCCGGCGCGAGCGAGCCCGACAAAAGCCTCCCCTGGGAAGACCGCAAGCAGCACACGATCGAGTTCCTGCGCACCGCAGGGGAGGATCAGCTGCTCGTCAGCCTGGCCGACAAGCTCGACAACATCCGCTCCATCCGCGAGGATCTCGCTTTGCATGGCGAACTGGCGTGGCTCCGCTTCCGCCGCGGACGCGACAAGCAGCGCTGGTATTACGAGAATCTGGCGGCGGTGTTCACGGATCGTTGCACGACGGGCATCGGCGCCCGTCTGGCGGCGATCTTCGCCTCCGAAGTCCGGGCAGTGTTCGATCACGAGCCTGTGAGGACTGGCGAGGCGCCCTGA
- a CDS encoding glycosyl transferase has protein sequence MAQDILPVEARQAVEKLGRADIVIGIPSYNNGRTIGHVVRAAQAGLNKYFPDFQGVIINSDGGSKDDTRKQVLEAQLDASQLLLVNTPLNPVHRLSFPYHGIPGKGSAFRMIFQMARDLGAKACAVVDSDLRSITPEWFDLLLRPVLHRGYDFVAPYYHRHKYDGTITNSIIYPLTRALYGYRIRQPIGGDFGMSLPVIETYLKRTDWETDVARYGIDIWMTTIAVASGYKVCQSFLGAKLHDAKDPGADLSAMLQQVVGSVFGLMIEFKNVWMKVHGSRDIELFGFRYDVGLDPIAVNLDRMIQAFLRGESDLREIWSMALSDRTLRELAALARSAHAAPAEQFRLSDELWVNIIYEFASAYAELPAARAHLVRSLTPLYLGRVASFVNETREMNASEVEDRIEQLCLMFERLKPFVVERWGGPRVDDYTPQPAPASGRTQEVPS, from the coding sequence ATGGCCCAGGACATTCTGCCCGTTGAAGCGCGACAGGCGGTCGAGAAGCTCGGCCGCGCCGACATCGTCATTGGCATCCCCAGCTACAACAACGGCCGTACGATCGGCCACGTCGTCCGCGCGGCGCAGGCGGGGCTGAACAAGTATTTTCCGGACTTCCAGGGCGTCATCATCAACTCCGACGGCGGCTCGAAAGACGACACGCGCAAGCAGGTGCTGGAGGCGCAGCTGGACGCCTCGCAGCTTCTGCTCGTGAACACGCCGCTGAACCCGGTCCACCGGCTTTCGTTCCCGTATCACGGCATCCCCGGCAAGGGCAGCGCGTTCCGGATGATTTTCCAGATGGCGCGCGATCTCGGGGCCAAAGCCTGCGCAGTGGTCGATTCCGACCTGCGCTCGATCACGCCGGAGTGGTTCGACCTGCTGCTGCGCCCGGTGCTGCACCGCGGCTATGATTTCGTCGCGCCTTACTACCACCGGCACAAGTACGACGGCACGATCACGAACAGCATCATCTATCCGCTGACGCGCGCCCTCTACGGTTACCGGATCCGCCAGCCCATCGGCGGCGATTTCGGCATGTCGCTGCCGGTGATCGAGACGTATCTCAAACGCACCGACTGGGAGACCGATGTCGCCCGCTACGGGATCGATATCTGGATGACAACAATCGCCGTGGCGAGCGGATACAAGGTGTGCCAGAGCTTCCTCGGAGCCAAGCTCCACGACGCAAAAGACCCCGGCGCCGACCTGAGCGCCATGTTGCAGCAGGTGGTGGGCAGCGTCTTCGGACTCATGATCGAGTTCAAGAACGTGTGGATGAAGGTGCACGGGAGCCGCGACATCGAGCTGTTTGGCTTCCGTTACGACGTCGGGCTCGACCCCATCGCCGTCAACCTGGACAGGATGATCCAGGCCTTTCTCCGCGGCGAGAGCGATCTGCGGGAGATCTGGTCCATGGCGCTGTCGGACCGCACGCTGCGAGAGCTGGCCGCGCTGGCCCGCTCGGCCCACGCCGCGCCGGCCGAACAGTTCCGCCTCTCCGATGAGCTGTGGGTCAACATCATTTACGAGTTCGCTTCCGCCTATGCGGAATTGCCGGCCGCGCGCGCCCATCTGGTGCGGTCGCTCACGCCGCTCTACCTCGGGCGCGTGGCGTCATTCGTCAATGAAACCCGGGAGATGAACGCTTCCGAAGTGGAAGACCGCATCGAGCAGCTCTGCCTGATGTTCGAGCGGCTCAAGCCTTTTGTGGTCGAACGCTGGGGCGGCCCCCGCGTCGATGATTACACTCCTCAGCCTGCACCGGCCTCCGGCCGCACTCAGGAGGTGCCCTCATGA